The genomic interval TGTAGCGTAAATCTCACCTGCGACTGGTACGGTCTCCGACGTGCCTGCGCTGCCTGCATTTACCCGCACGAGGTCGATCGAGAACGGGCTGGAGACTCCAATCAGCCGACAGTAGTAAACTTAAGCTGATGTCTGTCATTTAACTTCAAGATCAAGATTAATACAGGTAAATTTAAGCCAAGAATttgagatttctttttaaaataaggGGCAATTGTTGTGGTAACGttacgatttaaaaaaatgtgtgccAAATAGCCGGGGCAAGTTCAACTAGTTGCTCAGCTGGCGCTGGCCTAGATGCCAAGaaaattgctgagaaatgattaaaataagcacggaatttcATCAAATGTCTAGTAagtatttttcgaagcaataatatacactgtcccacattagacagctggcagccgtctgtttcgaggaagtttttaaaaaacattttaaaatttattataattatttaaatttctcctcgtacacggacggctcgcgatcgtgcagccgtcattagggggttaacaatgcaaagtccccgacggggctcattttttgtgtctttatttcataaaaatatataaaaagaactggaccaaaataaaaattattattccattttggcctgaaccaaaacggggaaaatacAAACTTAAAAGGACAAACAAAAATGACTTTCTTCGGCTGTCGTGCAACTCCCCTTCGttggtttatccgaacttaatacataaacatatattgCCATTGAGTCCGGCCCTGAACagatccccggggggggggggggggtcacttccattgatgagtggataccatgcgcgaccatggggtctcgaaaagcaccctaaacacgtattttccgaattctgaaaatgcaccccttaataaTAGTaggtattggcgtctgaaaccctacccttaacaagtattagaagaaaaaaaacgaaactcttgacaagtattccctgaaatgaacccctaaacaagtacagtgatGGGTCCGTcagtcgtcggttttacctttacacaccatttggtttagtacggccccatgcaccttctacacctcgcgcaaatctgactctaaacacgtagtgctggggcaaaaaggacatccttaataaaacattttaattttgttttatcattcccgcaaatatgaccctaaacacgtagctttcctagcgaaatagataccctttttttcattatttttgtgtttttgacacccttatcacgttccgtacgtaacatgccctatcttgaaaaagacatcctttttacgtgtttttttggtcgcgcatggtatccactcgtcaatgtaagtggccccccccccggtacagatcgagttagaacttcggtctctgtaattggtgagtggagccaacggagttcagcagaacaaccaatataacagagatcgaagcttttggtctagtcccacatgtgcttttctgtgttggtgatgatcagaattattgattttgagctaagatttcatgatttttcaaagataagtttacattaatgtaccagatgcagatcgttgatttttttttttaataataattttaatgtttttatacacagttctggaaaaaaaattgaggggctCAAGGCTGGCTGTGAGACCAACAACTCTGTTATTTGTATATATCTAGTCCTTTATCTACAGTAGACATGTAATAGTTGCATGATCCCTAAAGCGTGTGTATGTTCAGTCACAAGAGATGAATGATAtttgtctttctttcattcatctcatACATAAAGGTGCGTATTTCCCTTCAAAGTATCACTGGGGTAGTTCCTTAAAAATGGAATTGGCTGTGACATCTAGCAAATCAACTCTGGAAGAAGACCAACCAGCCAGCTCCAAGCTTAGTCTCTTGAAGCAGGGAGCGGAAGCTAGGATTTACAAGAGTACCTTCATGGGTCGTAGCTCCATTGTGAAGCAGAGATTCAAGAAAGCCTACAGACACCCAAAGCTGGATGCTAAACTATCACACAAACGAACTGGTCAGGAGGTCAGGACTATTGTCAAATGTAGGAAGGCTGGTGAGTGGGAGAATGTTCTTATCAGGCCAATTAGCTTATTCGGAACAATTGCATGATTGTGTGAAATATAGCATATAACTTTGTGCCACCCAACCTACAGTCACAATTTCTAATTTTCAAACCTCATAGAATAAATCTttatcaaatatcaagtttacAAAAAATTTTATCTATTTGaaagattttcatttcatcatcagaTATAGAGAAGGGATAATTTGATTTGGAACAATGGCATGATTATGTaaaatagcatacatgtaggcctaatctTGCAATCCAACCTCCAGTCACAATTTCTCATTTTCAGCCATCATTGTTTAAATCTCTACATTTATTAACTCTCATTTTCAGCCATCATTGTTTAAATCTCTACATTTATTAACTAAATGAAGATTTAGATGATGTACATGACCATCAACTAGCTCTGTGGTCTTCCCTTTGGTATTTTTATTATGCAGTTGGATCTGCTCCAGTATTTATTGCAGGTGGAGAGAAGAAAGTTAAGCTTGAACAAGAATTGCACACATATGATTTTTGCACATACACAAATATGATTAAGGCAGATCAATAAGAGATTAGTCAGAAATAAGACATGTTTAAGATCTATTTTGGAGACAGGACAAACCAGGGATTGAATCTTTGAACCAACTTTAAATATTGTCAAACATAATTTTAAGTGTACTGCAAAAAGTTGCGTCAAAAAAGTTATCTATcgtaaatatgaattttatttcattatgttacACCCCAGATAAGACAGGGAAGGGATATATTTAGAGTACAGACATAGCCTTGTGTTTTTCATTGATATCTAGTTTTGTGCCTACTTCTCTTTCAAATTCACAGGAATTACTACACCTGTGGTATACTTTTTCGACAATGAGACTCATTCTATTCACATGGAATACGTAGAGGACTCCCTCACAGTCCGTGAGTACATCCAGCAGATTCAGAGCTCCGGAGCATCTATCGACGATGAAAGACTGGTATCACTAGCGTCTAAGATTGGAGCAACCCTAGCATCTATGCATAGTGTGGATGTCATCCATGGTGATCTAACAACCTCAAATATGCTTCTACGTCAGCCGTA from Lytechinus pictus isolate F3 Inbred chromosome 2, Lp3.0, whole genome shotgun sequence carries:
- the LOC129270284 gene encoding EKC/KEOPS complex subunit Tp53rkb-like; this encodes MELAVTSSKSTLEEDQPASSKLSLLKQGAEARIYKSTFMGRSSIVKQRFKKAYRHPKLDAKLSHKRTGQEVRTIVKCRKAGITTPVVYFFDNETHSIHMEYVEDSLTVREYIQQIQSSGASIDDERLVSLASKIGATLASMHSVDVIHGDLTTSNMLLRQPYEESHLIMIDFGLSQISHLWEDKGVDLYVLERAFLSSHPNTEELFKRVLDVYTENYKKSGDVMKKLEEVRQRGRKRVMVG